Proteins from a single region of Dyadobacter fanqingshengii:
- a CDS encoding CotH kinase family protein — protein sequence MRNLFYLTLFWLQCLCVHAQIPADNYRFYIDEGRKMIVCNQLPNPSQITGSPIQMQFGAKVFTFPGNISTLSHGVKYLITNGGQQYSLYFTQLPLVNLEVPDPSQINLEEEIPGGISIAESTTTPLISNMAIRIRGNSSSFFPKKNYRVQFKDAQGKNKDESILGLRSDKRWLFFGMWNEELRSTNNVSHNLWIDMHKLYYAASEPSAFSSIRTKYVEVFMNKSYKGVYMIGEDMDRKQLQLKKNDGDVTRGELFKADDWSLSAAWEGIGVAKPAPGSEDWQSWELEYPDYSDWNNHHNLLKAVIESSDADFKANIWNLFKQENVIDYFIFLNLLSVEDNMEKNYFIGRYDQGQPWFFIPWDLDGAWGYFPDGVRSNKTQGDRQNGLFKKLFRTNPDGFKNKLATRYFQLRQNLLTEANLKNRFQSNYNLLNSNLIYERDAAVSQDNYGGPNRSGGLAYVNNYITQRLAWLDTYFCPMMDGGCNGQSSCAFEITANASNISPACSANVTLSSGCTGADCAGVTYTWSGNGINQTGTSINITAPGANGSYTYTVKASKSGCADKTAMVTLNITNCTPPVGNDPFSACLEAESQNGNGAITGDPNASNGSTRGEKDNYNHYVDYVINGVKATGAHQVKVRYYANGAAQGSFSVNGNVVLPSANFPPTYSWNIVWREETFNVTLNQGNNTLRIQGLPGYSIRQDKICVTGPGGQNPQEPTCNFNLAPSANKGTYAPQEQISFNANCTGGDCGSVSYAWTGNGANASGATANINAPAAPGSYTYTLTASKNGCASKTVNVTIQVANSQPTCAFDITASASNTAPACSANVTLSSGCTGADCSGVTYTWSGNGINQTGTSINITAPGANGSYTYTVKASKSGCADKTATVTLNITNCTPPVGNDPFSACLEAESQNGNGAITGDPNASNGSTRGEKDNYNHYVDYAINGVKATGPHQVKVRYYANGAAQGSFSVNGNVVLPSANFPPTYSWNIVWREETFNVTLNQGNNTLRIQGLPGYSIRQDKICVTGPGGQNPQEPTCNFNLAPSANKGTYAPQEQISFNANCTGGDCGSVSYAWTGNGANASGATANINAPAAPGSYTYTLTASKNGCASKTVNVNIQVANSQPTCAFDITASASNTAPACLANVTLSSGCTGADCAGVTYTWSGNGINQTGSSINITAPGANGSYTYTVKASKGGCADKTATVTLTITNCNPPVGGNFSLCLESENQSGNGATTGDPNASNGSTRGVKEDYNHYVDYAVNGVPSAGVYQLKLRYSASSTPNIAISVNGNTAIASTNVPATHTWNIVFREVVFNITLAAGNNTVRIQGLNGPSIRQDKLCVTNSGSNARMGVPENLFKLAGPDERLNVFPNPSPGEFNAKFSLSNDDEGTITVTDIRGRVWHTSKVKGNGTHDEKIKLPNAPAGIYLIQIKNGKTTDVRKLLIAQ from the coding sequence ATGAGAAACCTCTTTTACCTGACCCTTTTCTGGCTGCAATGTTTATGCGTCCATGCACAGATCCCCGCCGACAATTACAGATTTTACATTGACGAGGGGCGCAAGATGATCGTTTGCAATCAACTGCCAAATCCTTCTCAAATTACAGGCTCGCCCATTCAAATGCAGTTCGGGGCGAAGGTTTTTACTTTCCCTGGCAACATTTCAACACTTTCACACGGTGTTAAGTACTTGATCACCAATGGTGGCCAGCAATATTCTCTGTACTTTACCCAGCTGCCTCTGGTAAACCTGGAAGTGCCTGATCCGTCTCAGATCAACCTCGAAGAAGAAATTCCGGGTGGGATATCCATTGCCGAATCAACAACTACCCCGCTGATTTCCAACATGGCGATACGCATAAGGGGTAACAGCTCATCTTTTTTCCCGAAAAAAAATTACAGGGTCCAGTTCAAGGATGCCCAGGGCAAAAATAAGGATGAATCCATCCTGGGATTAAGAAGCGATAAGCGCTGGCTGTTTTTTGGAATGTGGAATGAAGAGTTGAGGTCTACAAACAATGTATCCCACAATCTCTGGATCGACATGCACAAGCTCTATTATGCGGCATCTGAACCTTCCGCATTTTCGTCCATCCGGACCAAATATGTGGAAGTCTTCATGAACAAATCATATAAAGGTGTGTATATGATCGGTGAGGATATGGACCGCAAGCAGTTGCAGCTGAAAAAGAATGACGGCGATGTAACGAGAGGTGAGTTATTCAAAGCAGATGACTGGTCCCTGTCGGCCGCGTGGGAGGGAATTGGTGTAGCAAAGCCTGCGCCCGGGTCAGAAGATTGGCAGAGCTGGGAACTGGAATATCCCGATTATAGCGATTGGAATAACCATCATAACCTGTTGAAAGCCGTTATAGAATCGTCAGATGCCGATTTCAAGGCCAATATCTGGAACTTGTTCAAGCAGGAAAATGTGATCGACTACTTTATTTTTCTGAACCTGCTGTCGGTGGAGGACAACATGGAGAAAAATTATTTTATCGGCCGTTACGATCAGGGGCAGCCCTGGTTTTTTATCCCGTGGGATCTCGATGGAGCCTGGGGCTATTTCCCGGATGGAGTGCGCAGCAACAAGACCCAGGGAGACCGGCAAAATGGCCTTTTCAAAAAGCTCTTCCGCACGAACCCGGACGGTTTCAAGAACAAACTCGCAACCCGTTATTTCCAGCTCAGACAGAATTTATTGACAGAAGCCAACTTGAAAAACCGCTTCCAATCGAACTATAATCTACTGAATTCCAATCTTATTTACGAGCGCGATGCTGCGGTTTCGCAAGATAATTACGGTGGTCCCAACCGGTCGGGCGGGCTGGCCTATGTGAACAATTACATTACACAACGGTTGGCCTGGCTGGACACCTACTTCTGTCCCATGATGGATGGCGGGTGCAACGGCCAGTCGTCCTGTGCTTTTGAGATCACGGCAAATGCTTCCAATATAAGCCCCGCTTGTTCGGCAAATGTCACATTATCGTCCGGCTGCACAGGAGCAGATTGCGCGGGCGTCACTTACACGTGGAGCGGAAACGGCATTAATCAAACGGGAACCTCGATTAACATCACAGCTCCGGGCGCAAACGGCTCTTACACTTACACCGTAAAAGCTTCCAAAAGCGGATGCGCCGACAAAACGGCAATGGTAACATTAAACATTACCAATTGCACGCCGCCTGTTGGCAATGATCCTTTCAGCGCCTGTCTGGAAGCTGAGAGTCAAAACGGAAACGGTGCCATTACCGGTGATCCGAATGCTTCCAACGGCAGCACAAGAGGTGAGAAAGATAATTACAACCATTATGTCGACTACGTAATCAACGGCGTAAAAGCGACCGGAGCACATCAGGTGAAGGTTCGTTATTATGCCAATGGCGCCGCACAGGGCAGTTTCTCGGTGAATGGAAATGTGGTGTTGCCATCGGCCAATTTCCCTCCTACTTACTCCTGGAACATTGTTTGGCGTGAGGAAACATTTAATGTGACGCTTAACCAGGGCAACAATACGCTCCGGATCCAGGGATTGCCCGGATACAGCATTCGTCAGGATAAAATATGCGTGACGGGTCCTGGCGGCCAGAATCCGCAGGAGCCAACTTGTAATTTCAACCTTGCGCCAAGTGCCAACAAAGGAACTTACGCGCCGCAGGAGCAGATCAGTTTCAATGCTAATTGCACAGGCGGCGATTGCGGAAGCGTTTCTTACGCATGGACAGGCAATGGTGCCAATGCATCAGGCGCAACGGCCAATATCAATGCACCAGCTGCCCCAGGAAGCTACACTTATACGCTAACCGCTTCCAAAAACGGCTGCGCGAGTAAGACAGTGAATGTGACCATCCAGGTGGCCAATTCGCAGCCAACTTGTGCTTTCGACATTACGGCTAGCGCTTCCAATACAGCTCCGGCTTGTTCGGCAAATGTCACATTATCGTCCGGCTGCACAGGAGCAGATTGCTCGGGCGTCACTTACACGTGGAGCGGAAACGGCATTAATCAAACGGGAACCTCGATTAACATCACGGCTCCGGGCGCAAACGGTTCTTACACCTACACCGTTAAAGCTTCCAAAAGTGGATGCGCGGACAAAACGGCAACGGTAACATTAAACATTACCAATTGCACGCCGCCTGTTGGCAATGATCCTTTCAGCGCCTGTCTGGAAGCTGAGAGTCAAAATGGAAACGGTGCTATTACCGGTGACCCGAATGCTTCCAACGGCAGCACAAGAGGTGAGAAAGATAATTACAACCATTATGTCGACTACGCAATCAACGGCGTAAAAGCGACCGGACCACATCAGGTGAAGGTTCGTTATTATGCCAATGGCGCCGCACAGGGAAGTTTCTCGGTGAATGGAAATGTGGTGTTGCCATCGGCCAATTTCCCTCCTACTTACTCCTGGAACATTGTTTGGCGTGAGGAAACATTTAATGTGACGCTTAACCAGGGCAACAATACGCTCCGGATCCAGGGATTGCCCGGATACAGCATTCGGCAGGATAAAATATGCGTGACGGGTCCTGGCGGCCAGAATCCGCAGGAGCCAACTTGTAATTTCAACCTTGCGCCAAGTGCCAACAAAGGAACATATGCACCGCAGGAGCAGATCAGTTTCAATGCTAATTGCACAGGCGGCGATTGCGGAAGCGTTTCTTACGCATGGACAGGCAATGGCGCCAATGCATCAGGCGCAACGGCCAATATCAATGCACCAGCTGCCCCAGGAAGCTACACTTATACGCTAACCGCTTCCAAAAACGGCTGTGCGAGTAAGACAGTGAATGTGAACATCCAGGTGGCCAACTCGCAGCCAACTTGTGCTTTTGACATTACGGCTAGTGCTTCGAATACAGCTCCGGCTTGTTTGGCAAATGTCACATTATCGTCCGGCTGCACAGGAGCAGATTGCGCAGGCGTCACTTACACGTGGAGCGGAAACGGCATTAATCAAACGGGAAGCTCGATTAACATTACAGCTCCGGGTGCAAACGGCTCTTACACTTACACCGTAAAAGCTTCCAAAGGTGGCTGTGCGGACAAAACGGCAACGGTAACTTTAACCATTACCAACTGCAATCCACCTGTGGGCGGTAATTTCAGCCTCTGCCTCGAATCTGAGAATCAAAGCGGGAACGGCGCCACTACCGGCGATCCGAATGCTTCCAACGGCAGCACCAGAGGAGTTAAAGAGGATTACAATCACTACGTGGATTACGCTGTAAATGGGGTGCCAAGTGCGGGAGTTTATCAGCTTAAACTACGCTACTCTGCGAGCTCAACCCCTAATATTGCAATCTCGGTCAATGGCAATACGGCTATCGCTTCCACTAATGTTCCCGCCACGCATACCTGGAACATTGTTTTCCGCGAAGTGGTCTTTAATATAACGCTTGCCGCTGGCAACAACACAGTCCGCATTCAGGGATTGAATGGCCCCAGCATCCGGCAGGATAAACTTTGCGTAACAAACTCAGGATCAAATGCTAGAATGGGTGTGCCTGAAAACTTGTTCAAGTTGGCAGGGCCGGACGAACGCCTGAATGTATTCCCTAACCCATCGCCGGGC
- a CDS encoding putative DNA modification/repair radical SAM protein yields MFERIREKLEILADAAKYDVSCSSSGSNRKNENKGLGDAEGTGICHTYTEDGRCVSLLKILLTNHCIYDCAFCVSRRSNDVKRAAFSVDEVVELTMNFYRRNYIEGLFLSSGIFKNADYTMERLVRIVKKLRNEQRFNGYIHLKTIPGASEELLKEAGLYADRMSINLEMPTESGLKLLAPEKSHEDVKKPLGYIQQTITQFSDEKALIKAVPKFVPAGQSTQMVIGATPESDKEVMHMADSFYKNFSLKRVYYSGYIPISNDSRLPIIGSQPPLIRENRLYQTDWLMRFYGFDIKEILNDAHPNLEVDIDPKLSWALRHLEQFPVDVNTADYKMIMRVPGIGVASALKIVQARKFGRLHQDQLKKIGISFNKAKHFIRYADSPLQLRDYEAGHIKGLILSESSSKYNKTPKNQLSIF; encoded by the coding sequence ATGTTCGAGAGGATTCGTGAAAAGTTGGAAATTTTGGCGGATGCAGCAAAGTACGACGTATCTTGCTCATCCAGTGGCAGTAATAGGAAAAATGAGAATAAAGGTTTAGGCGATGCAGAGGGAACGGGAATTTGCCACACTTACACAGAGGACGGCCGATGTGTTTCGCTCCTTAAAATTTTGCTGACCAACCATTGCATCTATGATTGCGCATTCTGCGTTTCCCGCCGTAGCAATGATGTAAAACGCGCTGCTTTTTCGGTTGACGAGGTGGTTGAACTGACGATGAATTTCTATCGCCGTAATTATATCGAAGGCCTTTTTCTGAGCTCAGGCATCTTCAAAAATGCCGATTACACAATGGAACGCCTCGTTCGGATTGTGAAAAAACTTCGGAATGAGCAGCGGTTCAACGGATATATCCACTTGAAAACAATCCCGGGCGCCAGCGAAGAATTGTTGAAGGAAGCGGGTTTGTACGCAGACCGCATGAGCATTAACCTGGAAATGCCGACAGAGTCGGGCTTAAAATTACTCGCCCCGGAAAAATCACATGAAGATGTGAAGAAACCGCTCGGCTATATTCAGCAAACCATTACCCAGTTTTCGGACGAGAAGGCCCTTATAAAGGCAGTTCCAAAGTTTGTTCCTGCCGGACAGAGTACACAAATGGTCATTGGCGCAACGCCTGAATCGGATAAGGAAGTCATGCATATGGCGGATAGTTTTTACAAGAATTTTTCCTTGAAAAGAGTCTACTATTCCGGCTACATTCCCATCAGTAACGATTCACGATTGCCCATAATAGGCTCTCAACCACCCTTAATCAGGGAAAATCGCTTATACCAAACGGACTGGCTCATGCGATTTTACGGTTTTGACATTAAAGAGATTTTGAATGATGCGCATCCTAATCTGGAAGTTGACATTGACCCAAAATTAAGTTGGGCATTAAGGCATCTTGAACAATTCCCTGTTGACGTAAACACTGCCGATTACAAAATGATCATGCGCGTTCCTGGCATTGGCGTGGCTTCCGCATTGAAGATTGTGCAGGCCAGAAAATTCGGAAGGTTGCATCAGGATCAACTGAAAAAGATCGGTATTTCATTTAATAAGGCTAAACATTTTATAAGATACGCCGATAGCCCTTTGCAGCTCCGCGACTACGAGGCCGGGCACATTAAAGGGTTAATTTTATCCGAAAGCAGCAGTAAATACAACAAGACACCCAAAAACCAGCTTTCTATTTTCTGA
- a CDS encoding TIGR03915 family putative DNA repair protein has product MEIFVFDGSLEGLLTAVFDCYQKKSGDVKIVSQVHYVPDVFKEAFNVISDDVKANRVWKGLAGKLDSNWMKSIYKSFLSEQPATYQDLFEFIRYIIDNARGAEANFGNRYVLEISQMSHKVHREKHRMEAFIRFQKTADEIFYAHIEPDFNVLPLLIDHFKNRYADQKWIIYDLKRKYGLFYDLEKVEEITFDFTAEMSPALNALPANVLDPKEELYALLWKDYFRSVNIPARKNMKLHIRHVPKRYWKYLSEKQ; this is encoded by the coding sequence ATGGAAATATTCGTGTTCGACGGGAGTTTAGAGGGTTTGCTTACTGCTGTTTTTGATTGTTATCAGAAAAAATCCGGGGACGTAAAAATCGTCAGCCAGGTGCATTATGTGCCTGATGTTTTTAAGGAAGCGTTCAATGTCATCAGTGATGATGTCAAGGCGAACCGCGTTTGGAAAGGTTTGGCCGGGAAATTGGATAGCAACTGGATGAAATCAATTTACAAATCTTTCCTTTCCGAGCAGCCTGCCACTTATCAGGATCTGTTTGAATTCATACGCTATATCATTGATAATGCGCGCGGAGCAGAAGCGAATTTTGGAAACCGTTATGTTTTGGAAATTTCTCAGATGAGCCATAAAGTCCATCGTGAAAAACATCGGATGGAAGCATTCATCCGTTTTCAGAAAACCGCAGACGAGATTTTTTACGCCCATATCGAGCCTGACTTCAATGTCCTCCCGCTGCTTATTGATCATTTCAAAAATCGCTACGCCGATCAAAAGTGGATTATCTATGACTTGAAGAGAAAGTACGGATTGTTTTACGATCTTGAAAAAGTCGAGGAAATTACATTTGACTTTACTGCGGAAATGTCGCCGGCGCTTAATGCGCTGCCTGCAAATGTTTTGGATCCGAAAGAAGAACTTTATGCTTTGCTATGGAAAGATTACTTCCGAAGCGTGAACATTCCGGCGAGGAAGAACATGAAACTTCACATTCGCCACGTGCCCAAACGATATTGGAAATATCTATCCGAAAAACAATAG